A window of the Oscillospiraceae bacterium NTUH-002-81 genome harbors these coding sequences:
- a CDS encoding RNA methyltransferase produces MITSTSNSQVKEIIQINTKGKARRESGLFVTEGIRMFREAPADRIEKIYASESFSQNEAHARVLEEKLAQCGKDRLELVSDRVFAALSDTKTPQGVLCLVRQYRYGLDDLLQKPSPCVMVLENLQDPGNLGTILRAGEGAGISGVLMNRGCVDIYNPKTIRSTMGSVYRVPFCYTEDLAAGIAKLKKAGIPVFAAHLQGSCAYDEPDYHRGCAFLIGNEGNGLTEETAALADQYIRIPMEGQVESLNAGVASALLMYEAFRQRRQG; encoded by the coding sequence ATGATAACGAGTACATCCAACAGTCAGGTAAAAGAAATTATTCAGATCAATACGAAGGGAAAAGCGAGACGGGAGAGCGGCCTGTTTGTGACGGAGGGCATCCGCATGTTTCGGGAGGCCCCGGCGGACCGGATCGAGAAAATTTATGCCTCCGAAAGCTTTTCTCAGAATGAGGCACACGCTCGGGTATTGGAAGAAAAACTGGCCCAGTGTGGAAAAGACCGGCTGGAGCTGGTGTCAGACCGGGTGTTTGCTGCTTTGTCGGATACCAAGACGCCCCAGGGTGTCCTCTGTCTTGTGCGGCAGTACCGCTACGGACTGGACGATCTTTTACAGAAACCATCTCCCTGCGTCATGGTGCTGGAAAATCTGCAGGATCCCGGCAATCTGGGCACCATTCTGCGGGCGGGCGAGGGCGCCGGGATCTCCGGTGTGCTCATGAACCGGGGCTGTGTGGACATCTACAATCCCAAGACTATCCGCTCCACCATGGGTTCCGTGTACCGTGTGCCTTTTTGTTATACCGAAGATCTGGCAGCGGGGATCGCAAAGCTGAAAAAAGCCGGGATCCCGGTATTTGCGGCCCATTTGCAGGGCAGCTGTGCCTATGATGAGCCGGATTATCACAGAGGCTGTGCTTTTCTCATCGGAAACGAGGGAAACGGCCTGACGGAGGAGACGGCGGCGCTGGCTGATCAGTACATTCGCATTCCCATGGAGGGCCAGGTGGAATCCCTCAATGCGGGTGTGGCGTCCGCGTTGCTCATGTACGAGGCATTCCGACAGAGAAGACAGGGGTAG
- the pfkA gene encoding 6-phosphofructokinase, which produces MAKEIHTIGVLTSGGDAPGMNAAIRAVVRRAIISGRKVKGIKKGYNGLLNEEIVDMDVTSVSDIIQRGGTVLYTARCKEFVTPEGQKEGAEICRKHGIDGLIVIGGDGSFRGAQKLAALGINTVGIPGTIDLDIACTDYTIGFDTAVNTAMEAIDKVRDTSTSHERCSIIEVMGRNAGYLALWCGIANGAEDILLPERYDYDEQKLIDNIINNRKKGKKHHIIVNAEGIGHSASMAKRIEAATGVETRATILGHMQRGGSPTCRDRVYASMMGAYAVDLLCEGKSNRVVAYKNGAFVDYDIDEALAMKKDISAYEFEVSRTLSV; this is translated from the coding sequence ATGGCAAAGGAAATCCATACAATAGGTGTCCTGACCAGCGGCGGAGATGCGCCGGGGATGAATGCTGCCATTCGGGCAGTGGTTCGCCGGGCGATTATCAGTGGCCGGAAGGTGAAAGGCATTAAGAAGGGCTATAATGGTCTTCTCAATGAGGAGATTGTGGATATGGATGTGACATCGGTTTCCGATATCATCCAGCGGGGCGGAACCGTTCTTTATACCGCAAGATGTAAGGAATTTGTTACCCCGGAGGGGCAGAAGGAAGGCGCAGAGATCTGCAGGAAGCACGGTATCGACGGGCTTATCGTTATCGGCGGAGACGGATCTTTCAGGGGCGCACAGAAGCTGGCCGCTCTGGGCATCAATACGGTGGGCATTCCGGGAACCATTGACCTGGACATCGCCTGCACCGATTATACCATTGGATTTGACACGGCAGTGAATACGGCCATGGAGGCCATTGACAAGGTGCGCGACACCTCCACCTCCCATGAGCGGTGCAGCATCATCGAGGTTATGGGAAGAAATGCCGGATATCTGGCGCTCTGGTGCGGCATTGCCAACGGCGCGGAGGATATTCTCCTTCCCGAGCGATACGATTACGATGAGCAGAAGCTCATTGACAATATCATCAACAACCGGAAAAAAGGCAAGAAGCATCATATCATCGTCAACGCAGAGGGTATCGGCCACTCCGCCAGTATGGCGAAACGCATCGAGGCAGCCACAGGTGTGGAGACGAGAGCAACGATCCTGGGCCACATGCAGCGCGGCGGCAGCCCCACCTGCAGAGACCGGGTATACGCATCCATGATGGGCGCTTATGCGGTGGATCTTTTGTGTGAAGGCAAGAGTAACCGCGTGGTGGCATACAAGAACGGTGCATTTGTGGATTATGATATTGATGAGGCGCTGGCCATGAAGAAGGACATCTCGGCTTACGAGTTCGAGGTCAGCAGAACCCTGTCGGTGTAA
- a CDS encoding DNA polymerase III subunit alpha yields the protein MEFTHLHVHTEYSLLDGSNKIKECIQRVKELGMDSCAITDHGVMFGVIDFYRAAREAGINPILGCEVYVAPNSRFDREVGGGEDRYYHLVLLAENNTGYANLMKIVSKGFVEGYYYRPRVDKELLKKYHEGIIALSACLAGEVPRYIQKNLYDEAKKRALEYRDIFGENNYFLELQDHGIPQQQTVNQQLLRMSQETGIPLVVTNDVHYTYEEDAVPHDILLCLQTGKKLADEDRMRYEGGQYYLKSPEEMERLFPYAKEAIANTHKIAERCHVEIEFGVTKLPRYDVPDGYTSWEYLNKLCDEGFARRYPDDDGTLRKQLDYELSIIQKMGYVDYFLIVWDFINYARSQDIMVGPGRGSAAGSIVSYALGITNIDPVRYQLLFERFLNPERVSMPDIDVDFCFERRQEVIDYVVRKYGKDRVVQIVTFGTLAAKGVIRDVGRVMDLPYSFVDSIAKMVPNELNITIDKALVENPELRKIYQTDERVKNLIDMSKRLEGLPRHTSMHAAGVVISQKEVDDYVPLSRASDGSITTQFTMTTLEELGLLKMDFLGLRTLTVIQNAVRMAEKSSGKHIDIDHIDFDDKAVLDSLGTGKTDGVFQLESTGMKNFMKELKPQSLEDIIAGISLYRPGPMDFIPQYIRGKNHPETITYDCPELESILKPTYGCIVYQEQVMQIVQKLAGYTLGRSDLVRRAMSKKKAAVMEKERRNFVYGNPEEGVPGCIARGISEQVANKIYDEMIDFAKYAFNKSHAAAYAVVSYQTAWLKYYYPVEFMAALMTSVIDNPGKVSEYILTCRQMGIQILPPDINEGEGGFSVSGQNIRYGLTAIKSIGRPVIAALVKERQENGPYKDLKDFISRLTSKEVNKRTIENFIKAGALDNMGGTRRQLMMVYVQIMDQVNQEKKYSMTGQMSLFDFVGEEEKKDFDIPMPNVGEYDKETMLAFEKEVLGIYVSGHPLEKYEERWRKSITAVTADFQWDDEVHAAKVHDGARAVIGGMLAEKTIKYTKNNQVMAFLTIEDLVGTVEVIVFPRDYEKNAPLLTEDAKIFVVGRVSGEEEKASKLICEKIVPFDEARKELWIKFPDPAAYQEKAAELMPILRQSDGQDSVVIYVENPKAMKRLPPSDSVSADDGLIEQLVSIFGRENVKLVEKGIENTGRML from the coding sequence ATGGAATTTACACATCTGCATGTCCACACGGAGTACAGCCTGCTGGACGGTTCGAATAAGATCAAAGAGTGCATTCAGCGGGTAAAGGAGCTGGGCATGGACAGCTGTGCCATCACCGACCATGGCGTCATGTTCGGCGTCATTGATTTTTACCGGGCGGCCAGGGAGGCGGGCATCAATCCGATCCTGGGCTGTGAGGTGTATGTGGCGCCCAATTCCCGGTTTGACCGTGAGGTTGGCGGCGGTGAGGACCGGTATTATCATCTGGTGCTGCTGGCGGAGAACAACACAGGCTATGCCAACCTGATGAAAATTGTGTCCAAGGGCTTCGTGGAGGGCTATTATTACCGTCCGAGGGTGGACAAGGAGCTTTTGAAAAAATACCACGAGGGTATCATCGCTTTGAGCGCCTGCCTGGCCGGAGAGGTGCCCCGTTACATTCAGAAAAATTTATACGATGAGGCGAAGAAGCGGGCGCTGGAGTACCGGGATATTTTCGGGGAAAACAATTACTTCCTGGAGCTGCAGGATCACGGCATTCCCCAGCAGCAGACGGTGAACCAGCAGCTGCTGCGCATGAGCCAGGAGACGGGCATTCCGCTGGTGGTGACCAACGATGTGCACTACACCTACGAGGAGGATGCGGTGCCCCACGACATTCTGCTCTGCCTGCAGACGGGCAAGAAGCTGGCGGACGAGGACCGGATGCGCTACGAGGGCGGTCAGTATTACCTGAAATCCCCGGAGGAGATGGAGCGGCTGTTCCCCTATGCCAAAGAGGCCATTGCCAATACTCATAAGATTGCAGAGCGCTGTCATGTGGAGATCGAGTTCGGCGTGACGAAGTTGCCCCGGTACGACGTGCCCGACGGGTATACGTCCTGGGAATACCTGAATAAACTGTGTGATGAGGGATTTGCAAGGCGTTACCCGGACGACGACGGAACCTTGCGCAAACAGCTGGACTACGAGTTGTCCATCATCCAGAAAATGGGTTACGTGGATTATTTCCTGATTGTATGGGATTTCATCAATTATGCCAGAAGCCAGGACATCATGGTGGGCCCAGGCCGTGGATCGGCGGCAGGCAGCATCGTTTCCTATGCCCTGGGCATCACGAACATTGATCCGGTGCGGTATCAGCTGCTGTTTGAGCGTTTCCTGAATCCGGAGCGGGTGTCCATGCCAGATATTGACGTGGATTTCTGCTTCGAACGGCGGCAGGAGGTCATCGACTATGTGGTGCGCAAATACGGCAAAGACCGGGTGGTGCAGATCGTCACCTTCGGTACGCTGGCGGCCAAGGGTGTCATCCGGGACGTGGGCCGAGTCATGGATCTGCCCTATTCCTTCGTGGATTCCATTGCAAAAATGGTGCCCAACGAGCTGAACATCACCATAGACAAGGCGCTGGTGGAAAATCCCGAGCTGCGCAAGATATACCAGACTGACGAGCGGGTGAAGAACCTCATCGACATGTCCAAGCGGCTGGAGGGGCTGCCCCGGCACACGTCCATGCATGCGGCGGGCGTGGTCATCAGCCAGAAGGAAGTGGACGATTACGTGCCCCTGTCCCGGGCATCCGACGGTTCCATCACCACCCAGTTTACCATGACGACGCTGGAAGAACTGGGCCTTTTGAAAATGGATTTCCTGGGCCTTCGCACCCTGACGGTGATCCAGAACGCGGTGCGCATGGCGGAGAAAAGCAGTGGAAAACACATCGACATCGATCACATTGATTTTGACGATAAAGCGGTACTGGATTCCCTGGGCACCGGCAAGACCGACGGCGTGTTCCAGCTGGAAAGTACGGGCATGAAAAACTTCATGAAGGAGTTGAAGCCCCAGAGCCTGGAGGACATCATCGCCGGCATTTCCCTGTACCGTCCGGGCCCCATGGATTTCATCCCCCAGTACATCCGGGGCAAAAATCATCCCGAGACGATCACCTACGACTGCCCGGAGCTGGAATCCATCCTGAAACCCACCTACGGCTGTATCGTTTACCAGGAGCAGGTCATGCAGATCGTGCAGAAGCTGGCCGGGTATACGCTGGGCCGAAGCGATCTGGTGCGCCGTGCCATGTCCAAGAAAAAAGCGGCTGTCATGGAAAAGGAGCGCCGCAATTTCGTGTACGGCAACCCGGAGGAGGGGGTGCCCGGCTGTATCGCCCGAGGCATTTCCGAGCAGGTGGCCAACAAGATTTACGACGAAATGATCGATTTCGCAAAATATGCCTTCAACAAATCCCATGCGGCGGCCTATGCGGTGGTATCTTATCAGACAGCCTGGTTAAAATACTACTATCCGGTGGAATTTATGGCGGCGCTCATGACGTCGGTCATTGATAACCCGGGAAAAGTTTCCGAATATATTCTGACCTGCCGGCAGATGGGTATTCAGATCCTGCCCCCGGACATCAACGAGGGCGAGGGCGGTTTTTCCGTTTCCGGGCAGAACATCCGCTACGGTCTGACGGCCATCAAGAGCATCGGCCGCCCGGTCATTGCAGCGCTGGTAAAGGAACGCCAGGAAAACGGTCCCTACAAGGATCTGAAGGATTTCATCAGCCGTCTGACCAGCAAGGAGGTCAACAAGCGTACCATCGAAAACTTCATCAAAGCCGGCGCCCTGGACAACATGGGCGGTACAAGACGGCAGCTGATGATGGTGTACGTGCAGATCATGGATCAGGTCAATCAGGAGAAAAAATATTCCATGACCGGCCAGATGAGCCTGTTTGATTTTGTGGGGGAAGAGGAGAAAAAGGATTTCGACATTCCCATGCCCAACGTGGGCGAGTATGATAAGGAAACGATGCTTGCTTTTGAAAAAGAAGTGCTGGGCATTTATGTCAGCGGCCATCCGCTGGAAAAATATGAGGAGCGCTGGAGAAAGAGCATCACGGCGGTGACGGCGGATTTCCAGTGGGACGACGAGGTACATGCGGCCAAGGTACACGACGGCGCCCGGGCGGTCATTGGCGGCATGCTCGCGGAAAAAACGATCAAATATACGAAAAACAACCAGGTGATGGCATTTCTCACCATCGAGGATCTGGTGGGAACGGTGGAGGTCATCGTTTTTCCCCGGGATTATGAGAAAAACGCCCCGCTGCTCACGGAGGATGCCAAGATTTTTGTGGTGGGACGGGTGTCCGGCGAGGAGGAGAAGGCCAGCAAGCTCATCTGCGAGAAAATCGTGCCCTTTGACGAGGCCAGAAAAGAGCTTTGGATCAAGTTCCCGGATCCGGCAGCCTATCAGGAAAAGGCAGCTGAACTGATGCCCATTCTGCGCCAGTCCGACGGGCAGGACAGTGTGGTGATTTACGTGGAGAATCCAAAAGCCATGAAGCGTCTGCCGCCTTCTGACAGCGTGTCTGCGGATGATGGGCTCATCGAACAGCTGGTGTCAATTTTTGGCAGAGAGAATGTGAAACTTGTGGAGAAAGGCATTGAAAATACAGGGCGGATGCTTTAA
- a CDS encoding nicotinate phosphoribosyltransferase yields the protein MSTMNLTLLTDLYELTMMQGYFESKKNETVIFDAFYRVNPCGNGFALSAGLDQVIDYIKNLRFDEEDIAYLRSLHCFTDDFLDYLANFHFSGDIYAIPEGTVMFPREPMIKVIAPIMEAQLVETAILNIINHQSLIATKTARVVYAAKGDGIMEFGLRRAQGPDAGIYGARAAMIGGCIGTSNVLTGQLFNVPVKGTHAHSWIMSFPDEYTAFKTYSKLYPDACILLVDTYDTLKKGVPAAIRVFKEMREEGNPMKFYGIRLDSGDLAYLSKKARKMLDDAGFPDAIISASSDLDENLIDSLKAQGAAITSWGVGTNLITSKDCPAFGGVYKLAAIRQPDGSFLPKIKLSENTEKVTNPGNKKIIRIYEKDSHKIKADLITLVEETFDPEQDLTIFDPIETWKKTTLKGGTYEMREIMVPVFKDGVCVYESPAVMDIRQYAIEEQNTLWDESRRLINPHQVYVDLSDKLYAMKKQLIQDYSMKIYK from the coding sequence ATGAGTACAATGAACCTGACTCTGCTGACGGATCTTTATGAACTGACCATGATGCAGGGTTACTTCGAGAGCAAGAAGAACGAAACCGTTATTTTCGATGCCTTTTACCGCGTCAATCCGTGCGGCAACGGCTTTGCCCTGTCTGCCGGCTTGGATCAGGTCATCGATTATATCAAGAATCTTCGCTTTGATGAGGAGGACATCGCTTACCTGCGGAGTCTGCACTGTTTCACCGATGATTTTCTCGATTATCTGGCGAATTTCCATTTCAGCGGTGACATTTACGCCATTCCCGAAGGAACGGTCATGTTCCCCCGGGAGCCCATGATCAAGGTTATCGCGCCCATCATGGAGGCACAGCTGGTGGAAACCGCCATCCTGAACATCATCAACCACCAGAGCCTGATCGCCACCAAGACGGCCCGCGTCGTTTACGCAGCCAAGGGGGACGGCATCATGGAGTTCGGCCTGCGCCGTGCCCAGGGCCCTGACGCCGGTATTTACGGTGCCCGCGCAGCCATGATCGGCGGATGCATCGGCACCTCCAACGTGCTGACCGGCCAGCTTTTCAACGTACCGGTCAAGGGAACCCATGCCCACAGCTGGATCATGAGCTTCCCCGATGAATATACCGCATTCAAGACCTATTCTAAGCTGTATCCCGATGCCTGCATTTTGCTGGTGGACACCTACGACACACTGAAAAAAGGCGTGCCTGCTGCCATCCGCGTTTTCAAGGAAATGCGGGAAGAAGGCAACCCGATGAAGTTCTACGGCATCCGTCTGGACAGCGGTGACCTGGCTTACCTGTCCAAGAAAGCCAGAAAGATGCTGGATGATGCCGGATTCCCGGATGCTATCATCTCTGCCTCCAGCGATCTGGACGAGAACCTGATCGACAGCCTGAAGGCCCAGGGCGCAGCCATCACCTCCTGGGGTGTGGGAACGAACCTGATCACCTCCAAGGACTGCCCCGCATTCGGCGGTGTATACAAGCTGGCTGCCATCCGTCAGCCCGACGGCAGCTTCCTGCCGAAGATCAAGCTTTCCGAAAACACCGAGAAGGTCACCAACCCCGGCAACAAGAAGATCATCCGTATTTATGAAAAGGATTCCCACAAGATCAAGGCCGACCTGATCACCCTGGTGGAGGAGACCTTCGATCCTGAACAGGATCTGACCATCTTCGATCCCATCGAGACGTGGAAGAAGACCACCCTGAAGGGCGGCACCTATGAGATGCGGGAGATCATGGTTCCCGTATTCAAGGACGGCGTCTGTGTGTACGAATCTCCGGCAGTGATGGATATCCGGCAGTACGCCATCGAGGAACAGAACACCCTGTGGGATGAGTCCCGCCGACTCATCAACCCGCATCAGGTATATGTAGACCTGTCAGACAAGCTGTACGCCATGAAAAAACAGCTCATCCAGGACTACTCCATGAAGATCTATAAATAA
- a CDS encoding YitT family protein — translation MQLSFLYKKKYSWRDMGISTVTAILASAFLAFGMYHVHSISRITEGGVLGATLLLEHWFHISPSISNFVMNAICYVMGWRLFGKWFIFCSAVASTSFSVTYGICEQFPPLWPQIAQHPLIASLVGACFVGIGAGLCVRVGGAAGGDDALAMSLSHLTHWKIQTVYLLTDFVVLVLSLSYIPFQRIIYSILTVLLSGQIIGLIQRLPLPLPAMLDSAADKRPHNADTN, via the coding sequence TTGCAGCTGTCTTTTCTATATAAGAAAAAATATTCCTGGCGGGATATGGGCATCAGCACCGTGACCGCCATTCTGGCCAGCGCCTTTCTGGCTTTCGGCATGTATCACGTACACTCGATTTCCAGGATCACCGAGGGCGGGGTACTGGGCGCAACCCTGCTGCTGGAGCATTGGTTCCACATTTCCCCGTCTATTTCCAACTTTGTCATGAATGCCATCTGCTACGTGATGGGCTGGCGGCTGTTCGGCAAGTGGTTCATCTTCTGCTCTGCCGTGGCGTCCACCAGCTTCTCCGTGACCTATGGCATCTGTGAGCAGTTTCCGCCTCTGTGGCCCCAGATCGCCCAGCATCCCCTCATCGCTTCGCTGGTGGGTGCCTGCTTTGTGGGCATCGGTGCCGGACTGTGCGTGCGGGTGGGCGGCGCCGCCGGGGGAGATGACGCCCTGGCCATGAGCCTCTCCCACCTGACCCACTGGAAGATCCAGACGGTCTACCTGCTGACGGATTTCGTTGTACTGGTGCTGTCCTTAAGCTATATCCCCTTTCAGCGCATCATTTACTCCATCCTGACAGTGCTGCTGTCCGGCCAGATCATCGGGCTCATCCAGCGGCTGCCGCTGCCGTTGCCTGCCATGTTGGATTCAGCAGCGGACAAACGTCCGCACAATGCTGACACGAACTGA
- a CDS encoding RidA family protein, whose product MTKKAISTDKAPAAIGPYSQAIEIGNLIFTSGVIPVVPATGEIPSGVEAQAEQAFANLTELLKAAGTSTEKTVKTTVFIKNMDDFGKINEIYARYFQGVFPARSCVEVARLPKDVLIEIEAIAEK is encoded by the coding sequence ATGACAAAAAAAGCAATCAGCACAGACAAGGCACCGGCAGCCATCGGCCCCTATTCCCAGGCCATTGAGATCGGCAATCTGATCTTCACCTCCGGCGTGATCCCGGTGGTTCCGGCCACAGGGGAGATCCCTTCCGGTGTGGAGGCACAGGCAGAGCAGGCATTTGCCAACCTGACAGAGCTTCTGAAGGCAGCAGGCACTTCCACAGAGAAAACCGTGAAAACCACCGTATTTATCAAGAACATGGACGACTTTGGAAAGATCAATGAGATCTATGCCAGATACTTCCAGGGCGTTTTCCCGGCAAGATCCTGTGTAGAAGTGGCAAGATTGCCCAAAGATGTGCTCATCGAAATCGAAGCCATTGCGGAAAAATAG
- a CDS encoding polya polymerase: MKIQNITNVDGFFKVIDSCKGKVELITSEGDVLNLKSKLCQYVSLANIFSNQAYIPELELKAYDEGDVEKLIDFMMSGN, translated from the coding sequence ATGAAGATTCAGAACATTACAAACGTAGACGGATTTTTTAAAGTAATTGACAGCTGCAAGGGCAAAGTAGAGCTGATCACCAGTGAGGGCGATGTATTAAACCTGAAATCCAAATTATGCCAGTATGTTTCCCTGGCAAATATTTTTTCCAATCAGGCGTACATTCCGGAGCTGGAGCTGAAAGCTTATGATGAGGGCGACGTAGAGAAGCTGATCGACTTCATGATGAGCGGTAACTAA
- a CDS encoding S1-like domain-containing RNA-binding protein, whose protein sequence is MLKLGEVQTLTVIKKVEFGIYLGLEDNPEERVLLPGKQVPEGTKVGDTLDVFLYKDSRDRLIATTREPKVTLGGLAELTVAEIGKIGAFLDWGLEKDLFLPFREQTRRVRKGETCLVALYIDKSERLCATMNVYPYLRTDSPYKKDDHVKGTIYETSKEFGVFVAVDNCYSALIPRRECFGELPVGKEVEARVTEVKEDGKLNLSIREKSYLQMDKDAELVMQVINEFEGVLPFNDKVSPEVIDREFGLSKNAFKRAVGRLLKEKKIVITENRIMKVK, encoded by the coding sequence ATGTTAAAATTAGGAGAAGTACAGACACTGACAGTCATTAAAAAAGTAGAGTTCGGCATTTATCTGGGCCTGGAGGACAACCCGGAGGAGCGGGTGCTGCTGCCGGGCAAGCAGGTGCCGGAGGGAACGAAGGTGGGCGATACGCTGGACGTGTTCCTTTACAAGGATTCCAGAGACCGGCTCATTGCCACCACCAGAGAACCCAAGGTGACGCTGGGCGGCCTGGCGGAGCTGACCGTTGCCGAGATCGGCAAGATCGGTGCATTCCTGGACTGGGGCCTGGAGAAGGATCTGTTCCTGCCCTTCCGGGAGCAGACGAGACGGGTGCGCAAGGGCGAGACATGCCTAGTGGCGCTCTACATCGACAAGAGTGAGCGGCTGTGTGCCACCATGAACGTGTATCCTTATCTGCGGACGGATTCGCCTTACAAGAAGGACGATCATGTAAAAGGCACTATCTATGAGACGAGCAAGGAGTTCGGTGTGTTCGTGGCTGTGGACAACTGCTACTCTGCCCTGATCCCCAGAAGGGAGTGCTTCGGCGAGCTGCCGGTGGGCAAAGAGGTGGAGGCCCGGGTCACAGAGGTGAAGGAAGACGGCAAGCTGAACTTAAGTATCCGGGAGAAAAGCTACTTACAGATGGACAAGGATGCAGAGCTGGTCATGCAGGTGATCAACGAGTTCGAGGGTGTCCTGCCTTTTAATGACAAAGTATCCCCGGAGGTCATCGACCGGGAATTTGGTTTGAGCAAAAATGCCTTCAAGCGGGCGGTGGGACGGCTTCTGAAGGAGAAGAAGATCGTCATCACCGAGAATCGAATTATGAAAGTGAAATGA
- a CDS encoding thioesterase — translation MYSFKSRVRYSEVGSDQKLSLGGLINYFQDCSTFHSEDLGLGIEYMGPKGQAWILSSWQIVIKRFPKLLEEIETGTWAYDFKGFYGMRNYAMKDAAGEMIAWANSLWIFMDVNTGRPIRITPEQLQGYTKEERLPMDYASRKLPMPEDMTPQEGIVVQKHQIDTNQHVNNGQYVIMAMDYLPADYTVGQMRAEYKISARLGDVIIPYTKEENGIYTVGLCNEEKKPYAVVEFSPQEA, via the coding sequence ATGTACAGCTTTAAGAGCAGAGTGCGTTACAGTGAAGTGGGCAGTGACCAGAAGCTTTCTCTGGGTGGCCTGATCAATTATTTTCAGGATTGCAGTACATTTCATTCAGAAGATCTGGGATTGGGCATCGAATACATGGGGCCGAAGGGACAGGCGTGGATTCTTTCTTCCTGGCAGATCGTCATCAAACGGTTCCCGAAGCTCCTGGAGGAGATTGAGACAGGTACCTGGGCCTACGATTTCAAAGGTTTTTACGGCATGCGTAATTACGCCATGAAGGATGCGGCCGGGGAGATGATCGCCTGGGCCAATTCCCTGTGGATCTTCATGGATGTGAACACCGGACGGCCCATCCGCATCACGCCGGAGCAGCTGCAGGGCTATACCAAGGAGGAAAGGCTGCCCATGGATTATGCCAGCCGGAAGCTGCCCATGCCGGAGGACATGACGCCCCAGGAGGGGATCGTCGTGCAGAAGCACCAGATCGACACAAATCAGCACGTAAACAACGGCCAGTATGTGATCATGGCCATGGATTATCTGCCTGCGGATTATACGGTGGGGCAGATGCGGGCGGAATATAAGATTTCCGCCAGACTGGGGGATGTGATCATTCCTTATACTAAGGAGGAGAACGGGATCTACACCGTTGGCCTGTGCAACGAAGAGAAGAAGCCCTACGCGGTGGTGGAATTTTCCCCGCAGGAGGCATAG